From a region of the Pseudomonas fulva 12-X genome:
- the dnaX gene encoding DNA polymerase III subunit gamma/tau, translated as MSYQVLARKWRPRSFREMVGQTHVLKALINALDSQRLHHAYLFTGTRGVGKTTIARIIAKCLNCETGISSTPCGTCSVCREIDEGRFVDLIEVDAASRTKVEDTRELLDNVQYSPSRGRFKVYLIDEVHMLSTSSFNALLKTLEEPPPHVKFLLATTDPQKLPVTVLSRCLQFSLKNMPPERVVEHLSHVLGAENIPFEDDALWLLGRAADGSMRDAMSLTDQAIAFGEGKVLAADVRSMLGTLDHGQVYGVLHALIEGDARGLIEAVRQLAEQGPDWSGVLAEMLNVLHRVAIAQALPDAVDNGQGDRERVLGLAQALPAEDVQFYYQMGLIGRRDLPLAPDPRSGFEMVLLRMLAFRPAGEGDAPKVALKPLGISQAKADPQVTPVADAALAASPAIASAAPQEPAAPVQAVAPSQPSPAAVEPPAAPVVVAPAVAAPVATVPAVTPPWEELPAAAEPAAPVAPVSEAPAPVHAPAPSPEPVAAAPAPQQPAAVAEPQPEPVAELPVPELAEVPVIDTSDLNPPDSDDEPPPGDYDYVAMDVDNLDYDFADALGDDQPQAEPEPEPAAMPATGLAAEWLEIFPKLGLSGMTGSIAANCTLIAAEGDKWLLHLDPGHSALFNATQQRRLNDALNAYHGRELQLSIELIKPEQETPAQAAARKRANRQREAEASIQNDPLVQQMISQFAASVRAGSIEPVDNVVNP; from the coding sequence ATGAGTTATCAGGTTCTTGCACGCAAATGGCGCCCGCGTTCGTTTCGCGAGATGGTCGGGCAGACCCATGTGCTGAAAGCGCTGATCAACGCCCTCGACAGCCAGCGCCTGCACCATGCCTACCTGTTCACCGGCACCCGCGGGGTGGGCAAGACCACCATCGCGCGCATCATCGCCAAGTGCCTGAACTGTGAAACCGGAATCAGCTCCACGCCCTGCGGCACCTGTTCGGTGTGCCGGGAGATCGATGAGGGGCGCTTCGTCGATCTGATCGAAGTGGACGCCGCCAGCCGCACGAAGGTGGAGGACACCCGCGAGCTGCTCGACAACGTGCAGTACTCGCCCAGCCGTGGGCGCTTCAAGGTCTACCTGATCGACGAAGTGCACATGCTGTCCACCAGCTCCTTCAACGCGCTGCTCAAGACGCTCGAAGAGCCCCCGCCCCACGTCAAGTTCCTGCTCGCCACCACCGACCCGCAGAAGCTGCCGGTCACCGTGCTGTCGCGCTGCCTGCAGTTCTCCCTGAAGAACATGCCGCCCGAGCGCGTGGTCGAGCACCTGAGCCATGTACTGGGCGCCGAAAACATTCCCTTCGAGGACGACGCACTGTGGCTGCTCGGCCGCGCTGCCGACGGCTCGATGCGCGACGCCATGAGCCTCACCGACCAGGCCATCGCCTTTGGCGAGGGCAAGGTGCTGGCGGCGGACGTGCGTTCCATGCTCGGCACCCTCGACCACGGTCAGGTGTATGGCGTGCTGCATGCGCTGATCGAAGGCGACGCCCGCGGCCTGATCGAAGCGGTGCGTCAGCTCGCCGAGCAGGGGCCGGACTGGAGTGGCGTGCTGGCCGAGATGCTCAACGTGCTGCACCGCGTGGCCATCGCCCAGGCGCTGCCTGATGCGGTGGACAATGGCCAGGGCGACCGCGAACGCGTGCTGGGCCTGGCCCAGGCGCTGCCCGCCGAAGACGTACAGTTCTATTACCAGATGGGCCTGATCGGCCGCCGCGACCTGCCGCTGGCGCCGGACCCGCGTAGCGGCTTCGAGATGGTGCTGCTACGCATGCTGGCATTCAGGCCGGCCGGCGAGGGCGATGCCCCGAAGGTGGCGCTAAAGCCACTGGGGATCAGCCAGGCCAAGGCTGATCCCCAGGTAACCCCGGTGGCCGACGCAGCACTTGCTGCGTCGCCAGCCATTGCCAGCGCTGCGCCTCAGGAACCAGCCGCGCCAGTTCAAGCAGTCGCGCCCAGCCAGCCGTCGCCGGCCGCTGTCGAGCCGCCCGCTGCGCCAGTTGTCGTTGCGCCCGCAGTGGCTGCACCCGTTGCCACGGTACCGGCCGTCACGCCGCCGTGGGAAGAGCTGCCCGCCGCAGCCGAGCCCGCGGCTCCCGTCGCGCCGGTCAGCGAAGCGCCAGCACCAGTACATGCGCCTGCGCCGTCCCCCGAGCCGGTCGCCGCAGCACCCGCGCCGCAACAGCCTGCCGCCGTAGCCGAGCCGCAGCCCGAACCTGTCGCCGAGCTGCCCGTTCCGGAGCTGGCCGAGGTACCGGTTATCGACACCAGCGACCTCAACCCGCCGGACAGCGATGACGAGCCGCCACCCGGCGACTACGACTACGTGGCGATGGACGTCGACAACCTGGATTACGATTTCGCCGATGCGCTCGGCGATGATCAGCCCCAAGCCGAACCAGAGCCGGAGCCGGCCGCGATGCCAGCCACGGGTTTGGCCGCCGAGTGGCTGGAAATTTTCCCCAAGCTCGGCCTGAGCGGCATGACCGGCAGCATCGCCGCCAATTGCACGTTGATTGCCGCCGAAGGCGACAAGTGGCTCTTGCACCTGGACCCCGGTCACAGTGCACTGTTCAACGCCACCCAGCAGCGCCGGCTGAATGATGCGCTTAACGCCTACCATGGCCGCGAGCTGCAGCTGAGCATCGAGCTGATCAAGCCCGAGCAGGAAACCCCGGCCCAGGCCGCCGCCCGCAAGCGCGCCAATCGCCAGCGTGAGGCCGAGGCGTCGATCCAGAACGATCCGCTGGTGCAGCAAATGATTTCCCAGTTCGCCG
- a CDS encoding DUF3509 domain-containing protein produces MENGHRQLVEKLFAPLRATFSRPRPDGSVVLSLIDEADTTAYSRVLQKLQINDSNAFNQSLEDIRLELAVRAGNIPAEMRKVLKEQDSIISYHHA; encoded by the coding sequence ATGGAAAATGGTCATCGACAGCTTGTCGAGAAGCTATTCGCCCCACTACGTGCCACCTTCAGTCGGCCTCGCCCGGACGGTAGCGTCGTTCTCTCCCTGATCGATGAAGCGGACACCACCGCCTACAGCCGGGTCTTGCAGAAACTGCAGATCAACGACTCGAACGCTTTCAATCAAAGTCTCGAAGACATCCGCCTGGAGCTGGCTGTCAGAGCCGGCAACATCCCGGCCGAGATGCGCAAAGTGCTCAAGGAGCAGGACAGCATCATCAGCTACCACCACGCCTGA
- a CDS encoding DUF1287 domain-containing protein — MRSGLLLLSCLLSLQVAAIEPAALVSGAREQVGVTLSYDSAYRRLAYPGGDVPIETGVCTDVVIRALRLQGLDLQKAVHEDMAANFSAYPKQWGLKRPDPNIDHRRVPNLMTWFKRQGMALQIGREAGDYRAGDIVTWDLGRGQTHIGIVSDRLSSAGEPLILHNIGAGTREEAILFRFPVTGHYRFTPG, encoded by the coding sequence CTGAGATCCGGATTGTTGTTGCTGAGCTGTCTGCTGAGCCTGCAGGTGGCCGCCATCGAGCCGGCAGCGCTGGTGAGCGGTGCGCGCGAGCAGGTGGGCGTGACTTTGTCCTACGACTCCGCCTACCGGCGCCTCGCCTATCCCGGCGGCGACGTGCCGATAGAGACCGGCGTGTGCACCGATGTGGTGATCCGCGCCCTGCGCCTGCAGGGCCTGGATTTGCAGAAGGCGGTACACGAAGACATGGCGGCGAATTTTTCCGCATACCCGAAGCAGTGGGGACTCAAGCGCCCGGATCCCAACATCGACCACCGCCGCGTTCCCAATCTGATGACCTGGTTCAAGCGCCAGGGCATGGCGCTGCAGATAGGTCGCGAAGCCGGCGATTACCGAGCCGGCGATATCGTCACCTGGGATCTGGGCCGCGGCCAGACCCATATCGGCATCGTGTCCGACCGGCTGTCCTCGGCGGGCGAGCCACTGATCCTGCACAACATCGGCGCCGGAACGCGGGAGGAGGCCATCCTGTTTCGCTTTCCCGTCACGGGGCATTACCGCTTCACGCCAGGCTAA
- a CDS encoding PA1571 family protein produces the protein MSSTDKQQSPQSDTSCELAHGALIDPNGREIPITESMIQQACNELDNGTAAERKDPSH, from the coding sequence ATGAGTAGCACCGACAAGCAGCAGTCACCGCAGTCCGATACGTCATGTGAGCTCGCCCACGGCGCGCTGATCGACCCCAACGGTCGTGAAATTCCAATTACCGAAAGCATGATCCAGCAGGCCTGCAACGAGCTCGACAACGGCACCGCGGCCGAACGCAAAGATCCGTCTCACTGA
- the pdxB gene encoding 4-phosphoerythronate dehydrogenase PdxB has protein sequence MRIVADENIPLLDEFFAGFGEIQRLPGRAIDRAAVANADLLLVRSVTCVDHAMLQGSPVRFVGTCTIGTDHLDLDYFSEAGIAWSSAPGCNARGVVDYVLGSLLVLGERLGAELAQRTYGVVGAGQVGERLIRVLRGLGWRVLVCDPPRQRAEGGDYVSLQQIIEQCDVISLHTPLTRDGEFATRHLLDADLLEQLRPGTWLLNASRGEVLDTAALCALLQRGADLHVVLDVWEGEPLVDLELAALCHIATPHIAGYSLEGKLRGTAQIYQAFCRAQGIEPTISLDSLTPPRWLQRLSIAAGSDPDWTLGTVCRAIYDPRRDDADLRRSLVVDEQARKAGFDLLRKRYPVRREIEGLEVELLGSDEPLSALISALGARVISVK, from the coding sequence ATGCGCATCGTTGCTGACGAAAACATCCCCCTGCTCGACGAGTTTTTTGCCGGTTTCGGTGAGATTCAGCGGCTGCCTGGCCGCGCCATCGACCGCGCGGCGGTGGCCAACGCCGATCTTCTGCTGGTGCGCTCGGTCACCTGCGTCGACCACGCGATGCTGCAGGGCAGCCCGGTGCGCTTCGTCGGCACCTGCACCATCGGCACCGATCACCTGGATCTCGATTATTTCAGCGAAGCTGGCATCGCCTGGAGCAGCGCGCCGGGCTGCAACGCCCGCGGGGTGGTCGACTACGTGCTCGGCAGCCTCCTGGTGCTCGGCGAACGCCTGGGCGCTGAGCTGGCGCAGCGTACCTATGGCGTGGTCGGCGCCGGGCAGGTGGGCGAGCGGCTGATCAGGGTGCTGCGCGGCCTTGGCTGGCGCGTGCTGGTGTGCGACCCGCCCCGGCAGCGCGCTGAGGGCGGCGACTATGTGAGCCTGCAGCAGATCATCGAGCAGTGCGACGTGATCAGCCTGCACACCCCGCTGACGCGCGATGGAGAGTTCGCCACCCGCCATCTGCTGGACGCCGATCTGCTGGAGCAACTGCGCCCGGGCACCTGGCTGCTCAACGCCAGCCGCGGTGAGGTGCTCGATACCGCGGCGCTCTGTGCGTTGCTGCAACGCGGCGCCGATCTGCATGTGGTGCTGGACGTCTGGGAGGGCGAGCCACTGGTCGATCTCGAACTGGCCGCGCTGTGTCATATCGCCACGCCGCACATCGCCGGCTACAGCCTGGAAGGCAAGCTGCGCGGCACCGCGCAGATCTATCAGGCGTTCTGCCGCGCCCAAGGCATCGAACCGACGATTTCGCTGGATTCGTTGACGCCGCCACGTTGGCTGCAGCGCTTGAGCATCGCCGCTGGCAGCGATCCGGATTGGACGTTGGGCACGGTTTGCCGGGCGATCTATGACCCGCGTCGTGACGACGCCGATCTGCGCCGCAGCCTGGTGGTGGACGAGCAGGCGCGCAAGGCCGGGTTCGACCTGCTGCGCAAGCGCTATCCGGTGCGGCGTGAAATAGAGGGGCTGGAGGTGGAGCTGCTGGGCTCGGACGAGCCGCTGAGCGCGCTGATCAGCGCGCTGGGTGCGCGCGTGATCAGCGTGAAGTGA
- a CDS encoding MATE family efflux transporter: MPFLTDPSAGKLRGFLCPVNLVMPAQSRLQRVRTELRTLLALATPIIIAQLAYTSIGFVDTVMSGRFSARDLAAVALGNSIWVPVFLLMTGILLATTPKVAQRFGAGQLDEIGPLVRQALWLALAVGSVAGVLLWNAEFALRMMKVDEDLIEPAMGYLHGVAFGFPCVALYHVLRCYSDGMGRTRPSMVIGLLGLLLNIPLNYVLIYGKLGIPPLGSVGCGWATAGVMAFMLLAMIVWVRRASAYRQTTPLRRFEPPRWAPIKRLMGIGMPIGISVFAEASIFSVIALLIGSLGATVVAGHQIALNFASLVFMIPYSIGMAATVRIGQALGRGAPRDARFAAGVSMVTALAYACVSASCMLLLREDIAAIYTPATEVIALAASLIVYAALFQFSDAIQVTAAGALRGYQDTRATMIMTLFAYWGIGLPVGYVLGLTDLFGPASGPAGLWEGLIVGLTCAALMLTLRLKSSAGQRIRMKSVAATSA; this comes from the coding sequence TTGCCTTTCCTGACCGATCCGTCAGCCGGTAAACTGCGCGGTTTTCTCTGCCCTGTGAACCTTGTCATGCCTGCCCAATCCCGCCTGCAACGGGTGCGCACCGAACTGCGCACGCTGCTGGCTCTCGCCACGCCGATCATCATCGCGCAACTGGCGTACACCTCGATCGGCTTCGTCGATACCGTGATGTCCGGCCGTTTCAGCGCTCGCGACCTGGCCGCCGTGGCCCTGGGCAACTCGATCTGGGTGCCGGTGTTCCTGCTGATGACCGGCATTCTGCTGGCCACCACGCCCAAGGTGGCGCAGCGTTTCGGTGCTGGCCAACTCGACGAGATCGGCCCGCTGGTGCGCCAAGCGCTCTGGTTGGCGCTGGCGGTCGGCAGTGTGGCGGGCGTTTTGTTGTGGAACGCGGAGTTCGCCCTGCGCATGATGAAAGTCGATGAAGACCTGATCGAACCCGCCATGGGCTACCTGCACGGCGTGGCCTTCGGTTTCCCGTGCGTGGCGCTGTACCACGTGTTGCGCTGCTACAGCGACGGCATGGGTCGCACACGACCGAGCATGGTGATCGGCCTGCTCGGCCTGCTGCTGAACATCCCCCTCAATTACGTGCTGATTTACGGCAAGCTCGGCATCCCGCCACTTGGCAGCGTGGGTTGCGGCTGGGCCACGGCGGGCGTGATGGCCTTCATGCTGCTGGCGATGATCGTCTGGGTTCGGCGCGCCTCGGCCTACCGGCAAACCACGCCGCTGCGCCGCTTCGAGCCACCACGCTGGGCGCCGATCAAGCGCTTGATGGGTATCGGCATGCCTATTGGTATCTCGGTATTTGCCGAGGCCAGCATCTTTTCGGTGATCGCGCTGCTGATCGGCAGCCTGGGCGCTACCGTGGTGGCCGGCCACCAGATCGCCCTGAACTTCGCCTCGCTGGTATTCATGATCCCCTACTCCATCGGCATGGCCGCCACCGTTCGCATCGGCCAGGCGCTGGGCCGCGGCGCCCCGCGTGACGCGCGCTTCGCCGCCGGCGTGAGCATGGTTACCGCCCTTGCGTACGCCTGTGTATCGGCGAGCTGCATGTTGCTGCTGCGCGAGGACATTGCCGCGATCTACACACCGGCAACCGAGGTCATCGCCCTGGCGGCGAGCCTGATCGTCTATGCCGCGCTGTTCCAGTTCTCCGATGCCATCCAGGTCACGGCGGCAGGTGCATTGCGTGGCTATCAGGACACCCGGGCGACCATGATCATGACGCTGTTCGCCTACTGGGGTATCGGCCTGCCAGTCGGTTATGTGCTCGGCCTGACCGACCTGTTCGGCCCGGCCAGCGGCCCGGCAGGATTGTGGGAAGGCCTGATCGTCGGCCTGACCTGCGCCGCGTTGATGCTCACCCTGCGCCTGAAAAGCAGCGCTGGGCAGCGGATTCGGATGAAGTCGGTTGCAGCTACTTCGGCTTAA
- the tusA gene encoding sulfurtransferase TusA → MLDSTPDDTLDATGLFCPEPVMMLHNKVRDLPAGGLLKVIATDPSTQRDIPKFCVFLGHELVEQTQDAETYLYWIRKKAD, encoded by the coding sequence ATGCTCGATTCGACCCCTGACGACACCCTCGACGCCACCGGCCTGTTCTGCCCAGAGCCGGTGATGATGCTGCACAACAAGGTGCGCGACCTGCCGGCCGGCGGCCTGCTCAAGGTCATCGCCACCGACCCCTCGACCCAGCGCGACATCCCCAAGTTCTGCGTGTTTCTCGGTCATGAACTGGTGGAGCAAACGCAGGATGCCGAGACCTACCTGTACTGGATTCGCAAGAAGGCTGATTGA
- the rlmM gene encoding 23S rRNA (cytidine(2498)-2'-O)-methyltransferase RlmM — protein MKTLLLHCRPGFENEVCSEISEHAARLEVPGYAKAKPDTACAEFICSDEAGAERLMAGLRFSQLIFIRQWARGTFIELPEKDRISVLLEHMAPLPTFGSLWLEVFDTNDGKELSGFCKKFEGPLRKALTGAGKLAENARAPRLLLTFKSGREVFLGMAAPNNSAIWPMGIPRLKFPREAPSRSTLKLEEAWHTFIPREQWDERLSDEMTGVDLGAAPGGWTYQLVRRGMLVTAIDNGPMAESLMDTGLVKHLMVDGFTWKPKQPVDWMVCDIVEKPARSAALLEAWIGEGHCREAVVNLKLPMKQRYAEVQRLLERIAEGLAARKVKASIACKQLYHDREEVTCHLRRLSK, from the coding sequence ATGAAGACTTTGTTGCTGCACTGCCGCCCCGGCTTCGAGAACGAGGTGTGTTCGGAGATATCCGAGCATGCGGCGCGTCTTGAGGTGCCCGGCTACGCCAAGGCCAAGCCGGACACCGCCTGCGCCGAATTCATCTGCAGTGACGAGGCGGGCGCCGAGCGGCTGATGGCCGGGCTGCGTTTCAGCCAGTTGATCTTCATCCGCCAGTGGGCGCGCGGCACCTTCATCGAGCTGCCCGAAAAGGATCGCATCAGCGTGCTGCTCGAGCACATGGCGCCGCTGCCGACCTTCGGCAGCCTGTGGCTGGAGGTGTTCGACACCAACGACGGTAAGGAGCTGTCTGGCTTCTGCAAGAAGTTCGAAGGCCCGCTGCGCAAGGCCCTGACCGGCGCCGGCAAGCTGGCGGAGAACGCCCGTGCGCCGCGCCTGCTGTTGACCTTCAAGAGTGGCCGCGAGGTATTTCTCGGCATGGCCGCGCCAAACAACTCGGCGATCTGGCCCATGGGCATTCCGCGCCTCAAGTTCCCCCGCGAGGCGCCCAGCCGCTCGACCCTGAAACTCGAAGAGGCCTGGCATACCTTCATTCCGCGCGAGCAGTGGGACGAGCGCCTGTCGGACGAGATGACCGGCGTCGACCTGGGCGCCGCACCGGGCGGCTGGACTTACCAACTGGTGCGCCGCGGCATGCTGGTGACCGCCATCGACAACGGCCCGATGGCCGAAAGCCTGATGGACACCGGCCTGGTCAAGCACCTGATGGTCGACGGCTTCACCTGGAAGCCCAAGCAGCCGGTGGACTGGATGGTCTGCGATATCGTCGAGAAGCCCGCGCGCAGCGCCGCGCTGCTGGAAGCCTGGATCGGCGAGGGCCATTGCCGCGAGGCGGTGGTCAACCTCAAGTTGCCGATGAAGCAGCGCTACGCCGAGGTGCAGCGCCTGCTCGAGCGCATCGCCGAAGGCCTGGCCGCGCGCAAGGTCAAGGCGAGCATCGCCTGCAAGCAGCTGTACCACGACCGCGAGGAAGTGACCTGCCACCTGCGCCGGCTGAGCAAATAG
- the acnA gene encoding aconitate hydratase AcnA, with the protein MSSIDSLNCRRTLDVDGKSYDYFSLPDAAKQLGDIDKLPVSLKVLLENLLRWQDDKTVTQDDLQAISDWLEKRSSEREIQYRPARVLMQDFTGVPAVVDLAAMRDAMAKAGGDPQKINPLSPVDLVIDHSVMVDKFASPEAFGENVEIEMQRNGERYAFLRWGQSAFDNFSVVPPGTGICHQVNLEYLGRTVWTKEEDGVTYAYPDTLVGTDSHTTMINGLGVLGWGVGGIEAEAAMLGQPVSMLIPEVIGFKLTGKLKEGITATDLVLTVTQMLRKKGVVGKFVEFYGDGLAELPLADRATIANMAPEYGATCGFFPVDEITLDYLRLSGRPDETVKLVEAYSKAQGMWRQAGSEPVFTDTLELDMGQVEASLAGPKRPQDRVALPQVGKAFEDFLGLQLKPPRKEEGRLESEGGGGVAVGNAAQNEIHYEMDGQRHPLSDGAVVIAAITSCTNTSNPSVMMAAGLLAKKAVEKGLKRKPWVKSSLAPGSKVVTEYFAAAGLTEYLDKLGFDLVGYGCTTCIGNSGPLPDPIEKAIQEHDLTVASVLSGNRNFEGRVHPLVKTNWLASPPLVVAYALAGSVRVNIAEEPLGEDRDGKPVYLRDIWPSQKEIAEAVQKVDTAMFRKEYAEVFEGDEQWQAIQVPEADTYTWQNDSTYIQHPPFFEAIDQAPPAITDIAGARILALLGDSVTTDHISPAGNIKADSPAGRYLREQGVEPRDFNSYGSRRGNHEVMMRGTFANIRIRNEMLDGEEGGITLHVPSGEKLAIYDASMRYQQEGTPLVVIAGKEYGTGSSRDWAAKGTNLLGVKAVIAESFERIHRSNLVGMGVLPLQFTGGADRKSLSLTGKETLAIKGLDGVEVRPHMPLTLEITRADGKQESVELLCRIDTLNEVEYFKAGGILHYVLRQLIAG; encoded by the coding sequence ATGTCCTCCATCGATAGCCTGAACTGCCGCCGCACCCTCGACGTGGACGGTAAATCCTACGATTACTTCAGCCTGCCGGACGCCGCCAAACAGCTGGGCGACATCGACAAGCTGCCGGTTTCGCTCAAGGTGCTGCTGGAAAACCTGCTGCGCTGGCAGGACGACAAGACCGTCACCCAGGATGACCTGCAAGCCATCAGCGACTGGCTGGAAAAACGCAGCTCCGAGCGCGAGATCCAGTACCGCCCTGCCCGCGTATTGATGCAGGACTTCACCGGCGTGCCGGCAGTGGTCGACCTGGCCGCCATGCGCGACGCCATGGCCAAGGCAGGCGGTGACCCGCAGAAGATCAACCCGCTGTCGCCGGTCGACCTGGTGATCGACCACTCGGTGATGGTCGACAAGTTCGCCAGCCCCGAGGCCTTTGGCGAGAACGTCGAGATCGAGATGCAGCGCAACGGCGAGCGTTACGCGTTCCTGCGCTGGGGCCAGAGCGCCTTCGACAACTTCAGCGTGGTGCCGCCGGGCACCGGCATCTGCCACCAGGTGAACCTGGAATACCTGGGCCGCACCGTATGGACCAAGGAAGAAGACGGCGTGACCTACGCCTACCCCGACACCCTGGTCGGCACCGACTCGCACACCACCATGATCAATGGCCTCGGCGTGCTGGGCTGGGGCGTGGGCGGTATCGAGGCGGAAGCGGCGATGCTCGGCCAACCGGTGTCGATGCTGATTCCCGAAGTGATCGGCTTCAAGCTGACCGGCAAGCTCAAGGAAGGGATCACCGCTACCGACCTGGTGCTGACCGTCACCCAGATGCTGCGCAAAAAGGGCGTGGTCGGCAAATTCGTCGAGTTCTACGGCGACGGCCTGGCCGAACTGCCGCTCGCCGACCGCGCCACCATCGCCAACATGGCGCCGGAATACGGCGCCACCTGCGGTTTCTTCCCGGTCGATGAGATCACCCTGGATTACCTGCGCCTGTCCGGCCGCCCGGATGAGACCGTCAAGCTGGTGGAAGCCTATTCCAAGGCTCAGGGCATGTGGCGCCAGGCCGGCAGCGAGCCGGTATTCACCGATACGCTGGAGCTGGACATGGGCCAGGTCGAAGCCAGCCTGGCCGGCCCGAAACGTCCGCAGGATCGCGTCGCCCTGCCCCAGGTCGGCAAAGCCTTCGAAGACTTCCTCGGCCTGCAGCTCAAGCCGCCACGTAAAGAGGAAGGCCGCCTGGAGAGCGAAGGCGGCGGTGGCGTAGCCGTCGGCAACGCCGCGCAGAACGAGATCCACTACGAGATGGACGGCCAGCGCCACCCGCTGAGCGACGGCGCCGTGGTGATCGCGGCGATCACCTCCTGCACCAATACCTCCAACCCGAGCGTGATGATGGCCGCCGGCCTCCTGGCCAAGAAGGCCGTGGAGAAAGGCCTCAAGCGCAAGCCCTGGGTCAAGAGCTCGCTGGCGCCGGGCTCCAAGGTGGTGACCGAATACTTCGCCGCCGCGGGGCTGACCGAATATCTCGACAAGCTTGGCTTCGACCTGGTCGGCTACGGCTGCACCACCTGCATCGGCAACTCCGGCCCGCTGCCGGACCCGATCGAGAAAGCCATTCAGGAGCATGACCTGACCGTCGCCTCGGTGCTGTCCGGCAACCGCAACTTCGAAGGCCGCGTGCATCCGCTGGTGAAAACCAACTGGCTGGCCTCGCCGCCCCTGGTGGTCGCCTATGCCCTGGCCGGCAGCGTGCGCGTGAATATCGCCGAGGAGCCGCTGGGTGAAGACCGCGACGGCAAGCCGGTTTACCTGCGCGACATCTGGCCGAGCCAGAAGGAAATCGCCGAGGCCGTACAGAAAGTCGACACCGCCATGTTCCGCAAGGAATACGCCGAGGTGTTCGAGGGCGACGAGCAGTGGCAGGCCATCCAGGTGCCGGAAGCCGACACCTACACCTGGCAGAACGACTCCACCTATATCCAGCACCCGCCATTCTTCGAGGCCATCGACCAGGCGCCGCCGGCGATCACCGATATCGCGGGTGCACGCATCCTGGCGCTGCTCGGCGACTCGGTGACCACCGACCACATCTCCCCGGCCGGCAACATCAAGGCCGACAGCCCGGCCGGTCGCTACCTGCGCGAACAAGGCGTCGAGCCGCGCGACTTCAACTCCTACGGCTCGCGCCGCGGCAACCATGAAGTGATGATGCGCGGCACCTTCGCCAACATCCGTATCCGTAACGAGATGCTCGACGGCGAAGAAGGCGGCATCACCCTGCACGTGCCGAGCGGCGAGAAACTGGCGATCTACGATGCTTCCATGCGCTACCAACAGGAAGGCACGCCACTGGTGGTGATCGCCGGCAAGGAATACGGCACCGGTTCCAGCCGCGACTGGGCGGCCAAGGGCACCAACCTGCTTGGGGTCAAAGCGGTAATCGCCGAGAGCTTCGAGCGCATCCACCGTTCCAACCTGGTGGGCATGGGCGTGCTACCGCTGCAGTTCACCGGCGGCGCGGATCGCAAGAGCCTGAGCCTGACCGGCAAGGAAACCCTGGCGATCAAGGGCCTGGACGGCGTCGAGGTACGCCCGCACATGCCGCTGACGCTGGAAATCACCCGCGCAGACGGCAAGCAGGAAAGCGTCGAACTGCTCTGCCGCATCGACACCCTCAACGAAGTCGAGTACTTCAAGGCCGGCGGCATCCTGCACTACGTGCTGCGTCAGTTGATCGCCGGTTGA